Proteins encoded together in one Microbacterium sp. zg-Y625 window:
- a CDS encoding tyrosine-protein phosphatase: protein MIQTLEGTMNFRDVGGMPLTTGGTTAADVLFRSDALSALTADGLEQLAESDIEVIVDFRTQFEQQMAPNRLPASRSFRTVQLPLLEGAITGLAQQAMQMGRQSGDPDAAARAIADALEQLPTLEEVYVGMLDHGATAFAEAARAVAAPTDRAQGVLIHCTAGKDRTGVAIALILDAVGVQRDAIVADYTLSERNLAGVWADRMFATVTGMGVPLTPALTSLIAGSPASAIETALAWVDERGGSAAYLRSGGFADDELAGLTARLRG from the coding sequence ATGATCCAGACCCTCGAGGGCACAATGAACTTCCGCGACGTCGGCGGCATGCCCCTGACCACCGGCGGCACCACCGCTGCGGACGTGCTGTTCCGCTCGGACGCGCTCAGCGCGCTCACCGCCGACGGGCTCGAGCAGCTGGCCGAGAGCGACATCGAGGTGATCGTCGACTTCCGCACGCAGTTCGAGCAGCAGATGGCTCCGAACCGGCTGCCCGCCAGCCGTTCGTTCCGCACCGTGCAGCTGCCGCTGCTGGAGGGCGCCATCACCGGGCTCGCGCAGCAGGCGATGCAGATGGGGCGGCAGTCCGGAGACCCGGATGCCGCGGCGCGGGCGATCGCCGACGCACTGGAACAGCTTCCCACCCTGGAGGAGGTGTACGTCGGCATGCTCGATCACGGTGCCACGGCCTTCGCGGAGGCCGCGCGCGCGGTGGCTGCGCCGACGGACCGCGCGCAGGGGGTGCTGATCCACTGCACGGCGGGCAAGGACCGTACGGGCGTCGCCATCGCGCTCATCCTCGACGCCGTCGGGGTGCAGCGAGACGCGATCGTCGCCGACTACACCCTCTCGGAGCGCAACCTCGCCGGCGTGTGGGCGGACCGGATGTTCGCGACGGTGACGGGCATGGGCGTCCCGTTGACGCCCGCCTTGACGTCGCTGATCGCCGGGTCGCCGGCATCCGCCATCGAGACAGCGCTGGCGTGGGTCGACGAGCGCGGCGGGTCCGCCGCATACCTGCGCTCGGGCGGGTTCGCCGACGACGAGCTCGCCGGTCTCACCGCGCGGCTGCGCGGCTGA
- a CDS encoding glutaredoxin family protein: MTTLTLLSKPGCHLCDVAREIIETVVAEFPDGLIDVQERSILDDPALHELWWEKIPVVLVDDRLHAHWRVSPDRLRATLTEEVSP, translated from the coding sequence GTGACCACCCTCACGCTGCTCTCGAAGCCGGGATGCCACCTCTGTGACGTCGCGCGGGAGATCATCGAGACCGTCGTGGCGGAGTTTCCCGATGGTCTCATCGATGTGCAGGAGCGCTCGATCCTCGACGACCCCGCCCTGCATGAGCTGTGGTGGGAGAAGATCCCGGTCGTGCTGGTTGACGACCGGCTGCATGCCCACTGGCGCGTCTCGCCCGACCGGTTGCGCGCCACGCTGACAGAGGAGGTCTCCCCATGA
- a CDS encoding Dabb family protein: protein MIRHVAAFALADSDPAVRTEQAAEAARRLEALVGVVPSLRSMSAGANALDLPGNWDLVLVADFDDAAGLDAYQVHPAHEEVAAFIGGIRSDRVAVDFEV, encoded by the coding sequence ATGATCCGTCACGTCGCGGCATTCGCGCTCGCTGACAGCGATCCCGCCGTGCGAACCGAGCAGGCAGCCGAGGCAGCACGGCGTCTGGAGGCGCTCGTGGGTGTCGTGCCGTCGCTGCGGTCGATGAGCGCGGGGGCCAACGCGCTGGATCTTCCCGGCAACTGGGACCTCGTGCTGGTGGCGGATTTCGACGACGCCGCCGGGCTCGACGCCTATCAGGTGCACCCCGCGCACGAGGAGGTCGCGGCTTTCATCGGCGGCATCCGCTCCGACCGGGTCGCGGTGGACTTCGAAGTCTGA
- a CDS encoding ArsR/SmtB family transcription factor: MADIFDVIADGTRRDILQLLLSRSTNGERGGTSVSRIVQDLGVSQPTVSKHLKVLREAGLVSVREEGQHRYYSLSTAPLDAVDDWLMPFLLEEESEEAHTLTESAAQAADAVGRAAASAKHAFASVFSKIPGR, from the coding sequence ATGGCGGATATCTTCGACGTGATCGCCGACGGTACCCGTCGCGACATCCTGCAGCTGCTGCTCTCGCGGTCGACGAACGGCGAGCGGGGCGGCACGAGCGTCTCGCGCATCGTGCAGGACCTCGGAGTCAGCCAGCCGACGGTGTCGAAGCACCTCAAGGTTCTGCGCGAGGCGGGGCTCGTCTCGGTGCGCGAAGAGGGGCAGCACCGCTACTACAGCCTGTCAACCGCTCCGCTGGACGCGGTCGACGACTGGCTCATGCCCTTCCTGCTGGAAGAGGAGTCGGAGGAGGCGCACACCCTCACCGAGTCCGCCGCGCAGGCTGCCGACGCTGTCGGACGGGCCGCGGCCTCTGCCAAGCACGCCTTCGCCAGCGTGTTCAGCAAGATCCCCGGCCGCTGA
- a CDS encoding fluoride efflux transporter FluC yields the protein MTAIEHAKDSRPHHPAPAFAQPKLILFVFLGGMIGVAARLGLTVAIPEQRGDEWAVLTANLLGPFLLGFLLTALASRTPETPGRRDFRLFAGTGIMGGFTTYSSLATNSALLVETDGFIGVAYALGTLIGGILTAFIGVWLAGVLFPARPAPAKKGGAS from the coding sequence ATGACGGCCATCGAGCATGCAAAAGACAGCAGACCGCACCACCCCGCACCGGCCTTCGCGCAGCCCAAGCTGATCCTCTTCGTCTTCCTCGGAGGCATGATCGGTGTGGCCGCGCGACTCGGCCTCACCGTGGCGATCCCCGAGCAGCGGGGGGACGAATGGGCCGTGCTCACGGCCAACCTGCTCGGCCCGTTCCTCTTGGGATTCCTTCTCACCGCGCTCGCCTCACGCACTCCGGAGACGCCCGGCCGCCGCGACTTCCGGCTCTTCGCGGGCACCGGCATCATGGGCGGGTTCACGACCTACAGCTCGCTCGCCACCAACAGCGCGCTGCTGGTGGAGACCGACGGTTTCATCGGGGTCGCATACGCCCTCGGCACGCTCATCGGCGGCATCCTCACCGCCTTCATCGGCGTCTGGCTGGCAGGCGTGCTCTTTCCGGCACGACCCGCCCCGGCGAAGAAGGGCGGTGCGTCATGA
- a CDS encoding MFS transporter, translated as MSTSMSGHTRWWALAVLSMTQLVVVLDGTIVNIALPQAQAALDLTDSARQWVVTAYALAFGALLLLGGRVADYWGRKRTYMVGMVGFGIASLWGGLAQTGTELILARGLQGVFAALLAPAALALLTVTFPSGRERNTAFAVFGTVAGAGAAVGLALGGVLTEFFSWRWCLLVNLVFVVIGIVGALLFLRESKAEGDNRYDVWGAVTVTLGLGALVYGFSLAEFGWGNVSTIAFLAAGVVLLALFVWIETRVRNPLLPLHVVTDRVRAGAFLIQAVAGSVMIGATLYLTFHLQIVLGMSALAAGLASLPLPLATMLTAPIVTTLLGRIGPRPLMITGPLVVAASLLLLSRITGGAYAAEVLPALIVMGFGMAFIFVPLQNLALAGVPAHDAGIASATANSAMQIGGSIGLSVFTAVYAAVVGPHGSGIPATSALVDGYSATFVAAAVGMAVAAVIAIVFVRNRRPESVAVDGPAAAARH; from the coding sequence ATGTCTACATCGATGTCCGGGCACACCCGCTGGTGGGCCCTTGCGGTGCTGTCGATGACCCAGCTCGTGGTCGTTCTCGACGGCACCATCGTGAACATCGCGCTCCCCCAGGCGCAGGCGGCACTGGACCTCACCGACAGCGCCCGCCAGTGGGTCGTCACCGCCTACGCCCTCGCCTTCGGGGCGCTGCTGCTGCTCGGTGGCCGCGTCGCCGACTACTGGGGCCGTAAGCGCACCTACATGGTGGGCATGGTCGGCTTCGGCATCGCGTCGCTCTGGGGCGGGCTCGCTCAGACGGGCACCGAGCTGATCCTTGCGCGCGGGCTGCAGGGCGTCTTCGCCGCCCTCCTCGCCCCCGCCGCCCTGGCGCTGCTGACTGTCACGTTCCCGTCGGGCCGCGAACGCAACACCGCCTTCGCCGTGTTCGGCACCGTGGCCGGTGCGGGCGCCGCGGTGGGGCTGGCTCTGGGCGGTGTGCTGACGGAGTTCTTCAGCTGGCGGTGGTGCCTGCTGGTGAACCTGGTGTTCGTCGTGATCGGCATCGTCGGCGCGCTGCTGTTCCTGCGCGAGTCCAAGGCCGAAGGCGACAACCGCTACGACGTGTGGGGCGCGGTCACGGTGACCCTGGGCCTCGGGGCGCTCGTCTACGGCTTCAGCCTCGCGGAGTTCGGGTGGGGCAATGTGTCGACCATCGCGTTCCTCGCCGCCGGTGTGGTGCTTCTGGCGCTGTTCGTGTGGATCGAGACGCGCGTGCGCAACCCGCTGCTGCCCCTGCACGTCGTCACCGACCGCGTGCGCGCCGGAGCGTTCCTCATCCAGGCGGTCGCCGGCAGCGTCATGATCGGTGCGACGCTGTACCTGACCTTCCACCTGCAGATCGTGCTGGGCATGTCGGCTCTGGCGGCGGGGCTGGCGAGCCTCCCGCTGCCGCTGGCAACGATGCTGACGGCGCCGATCGTCACCACGTTGCTGGGCCGCATCGGACCGCGCCCGCTCATGATCACGGGCCCCCTCGTGGTGGCGGCGAGCCTGCTGCTGCTCTCGCGCATCACCGGCGGCGCCTATGCCGCGGAGGTGCTGCCCGCGCTGATCGTGATGGGCTTCGGCATGGCGTTCATCTTCGTGCCGCTGCAGAACCTCGCCCTCGCCGGAGTCCCGGCCCACGACGCCGGCATCGCCTCGGCGACCGCGAACTCGGCGATGCAGATCGGCGGCTCGATCGGACTGTCGGTCTTCACCGCGGTGTACGCCGCCGTGGTGGGCCCGCACGGCTCCGGCATCCCAGCCACCAGCGCCCTCGTCGACGGCTACAGCGCGACGTTCGTCGCCGCCGCCGTCGGGATGGCCGTCGCCGCCGTCATCGCGATCGTCTTCGTGCGCAACCGCCGCCCGGAGTCGGTGGCGGTCGACGGCCCGGCTGCCGCCGCGCGCCACTGA
- a CDS encoding alpha/beta fold hydrolase: MQTLLDGISARLIETARLSVNILERTGDSPDTPADRTVVFVHGNVASSLFWQEIMQDLPRELRAIAVDLRGFGGTDHAPVDATRGVRDFSDDLHATLEALGLGPTHLVGWSLGAGVVMQYALDHSALSLTLQAPISPYGFGGTRRDGTRLTDDDAGCGAGAANPDFVQRLNDRDSSDEASTSPRSVFRASYVAPDYRTDHEDLWVASMLTTSTASGNYPGDSVHTDNWPGFAPGTTGVLNALAPRYFDVSGIVDLDRKPPILWVHGTADAIVSDASFADYNNLGQLGIVPGWPGADVAPAQSMVSQTRDVLGAYAAAGGDVVEVALEGVGHSPHLERPAEFRQALLAAIGYIGRRADPAPPTEAIVIASSD, from the coding sequence ATGCAGACCCTCCTCGACGGCATCTCGGCGCGGCTCATCGAGACCGCGCGGCTTTCCGTCAACATCCTGGAACGCACCGGCGACAGCCCCGACACACCGGCCGACCGCACCGTCGTGTTCGTGCACGGCAACGTGGCATCCAGCCTGTTCTGGCAGGAGATCATGCAGGACCTCCCGCGCGAGCTGCGGGCCATCGCCGTCGACCTGCGCGGCTTCGGCGGCACCGACCACGCCCCGGTGGACGCGACGCGCGGCGTGAGGGACTTCAGCGACGACCTTCACGCGACGCTCGAGGCCCTGGGGCTGGGACCGACCCACCTGGTCGGCTGGTCGCTCGGCGCGGGAGTGGTCATGCAGTACGCCCTCGACCACTCCGCCCTCTCACTCACGCTGCAGGCGCCGATCTCGCCCTACGGCTTCGGCGGGACGCGCCGCGACGGAACCCGCCTGACCGATGACGACGCGGGGTGCGGCGCCGGCGCCGCCAACCCCGACTTCGTGCAGCGCCTGAACGACCGCGACAGCAGCGATGAGGCATCCACCTCGCCCCGCAGCGTTTTCCGCGCGTCCTACGTCGCTCCCGACTACCGGACCGACCACGAGGACCTGTGGGTCGCGTCCATGCTGACGACGTCCACCGCGTCGGGGAACTACCCGGGCGACAGCGTGCACACCGACAACTGGCCGGGGTTCGCCCCCGGCACGACGGGCGTGCTCAACGCCCTCGCCCCGCGATACTTCGACGTCTCCGGCATCGTCGACCTCGACCGCAAGCCGCCGATCCTGTGGGTGCACGGCACCGCCGATGCGATCGTGTCGGATGCCTCGTTCGCGGACTACAACAACCTCGGGCAGCTGGGCATCGTTCCGGGCTGGCCGGGAGCGGATGTCGCCCCGGCGCAGTCGATGGTGTCCCAGACCCGTGACGTGCTGGGCGCCTACGCCGCCGCGGGAGGCGACGTCGTCGAGGTCGCCCTCGAGGGCGTGGGGCACAGCCCTCACCTGGAGCGCCCGGCGGAGTTCCGTCAGGCGCTGCTCGCCGCGATCGGATACATCGGCCGGCGCGCCGACCCGGCCCCGCCCACGGAGGCGATCGTCATCGCCTCGTCGGACTGA
- a CDS encoding helix-turn-helix domain-containing protein, which translates to MVELPDVRFLTVAEVAELMRVSKMTVYRLVHAGELPAVRFGRSYRVPESAVIDALQRPIADVG; encoded by the coding sequence ATGGTCGAACTGCCCGACGTGCGATTCCTGACGGTCGCCGAGGTGGCCGAGCTGATGCGCGTGTCGAAGATGACGGTCTACCGCCTCGTTCACGCCGGTGAACTGCCCGCGGTGCGGTTCGGGCGCAGCTACCGCGTGCCGGAAAGTGCCGTGATCGACGCACTGCAACGGCCCATCGCCGACGTCGGCTAG
- a CDS encoding nucleoside deaminase, protein MDRALALAAEAAEHGDIPVGAVVTDAAGNTIGEGRNLREATHDPLAHAEVVALRAAAASLGSWNLSRCTLVVTLEPCLMCAGAIIQSHLDRLVFGAWDEKAGAAGSMYDVVRDRRLPHRAEVVAGVREHEASALLRAFFGARREP, encoded by the coding sequence ATGGATCGCGCCCTCGCTCTTGCCGCCGAGGCCGCAGAGCACGGTGACATCCCGGTCGGAGCTGTGGTGACGGATGCCGCCGGCAACACCATCGGCGAGGGACGCAACCTGCGCGAGGCCACACACGACCCGCTCGCACATGCCGAGGTCGTCGCCCTGCGGGCCGCCGCGGCGTCGCTCGGCTCCTGGAACCTGTCGCGCTGCACGCTCGTGGTGACGCTGGAGCCGTGCCTGATGTGCGCGGGCGCGATCATCCAGTCGCATCTGGATCGGCTGGTGTTCGGTGCGTGGGACGAGAAGGCCGGAGCGGCCGGGTCGATGTACGACGTCGTCCGCGACCGGCGACTTCCCCACCGGGCCGAGGTGGTCGCCGGCGTGCGCGAGCACGAGGCATCCGCGCTGCTGCGCGCCTTCTTCGGCGCCCGCCGCGAGCCCTGA
- a CDS encoding potassium channel family protein, translated as MVEQIRGDAPVLVIGLGRFGAACAGELDRLDREVLAIDANLELVQKWSERVTHTVQADARNIDALKQVGAQDFQVAIVATGSSIEASVLITANLVDLKVPQIWAKAVSQSHGKILARVGANHVVYPEREAGERTAHLVSGRMLDFIRFDDDFALAKMYPPKFIRGVGLNESGVRTKYRVTVVGVKSPGKPFRYAEANTVVTNHDLIIVSGTNSDIERFAALAR; from the coding sequence TTGGTTGAGCAGATCCGGGGCGACGCCCCCGTCCTCGTCATCGGCCTCGGCCGGTTCGGTGCCGCATGCGCCGGAGAGCTCGATCGCCTCGACCGCGAGGTCCTCGCGATCGACGCGAACCTCGAGCTCGTGCAGAAGTGGTCCGAGCGGGTCACCCACACCGTGCAGGCCGATGCCCGCAACATCGACGCGCTCAAGCAGGTCGGCGCGCAGGACTTCCAGGTCGCCATCGTGGCGACGGGCTCCTCCATCGAGGCATCCGTGCTGATCACCGCGAACCTCGTCGATCTCAAGGTCCCGCAGATCTGGGCGAAGGCGGTGTCGCAGTCCCACGGCAAGATCCTCGCCCGCGTCGGCGCGAACCACGTGGTCTACCCCGAGCGCGAGGCCGGCGAGCGCACCGCGCACCTCGTCAGCGGCCGCATGCTCGACTTCATCCGCTTCGACGACGACTTCGCGCTGGCCAAGATGTACCCGCCGAAGTTCATCCGCGGCGTGGGTCTGAACGAATCGGGCGTGCGCACGAAGTACCGCGTGACCGTGGTCGGCGTGAAGAGCCCCGGAAAGCCGTTCCGCTACGCCGAGGCCAACACGGTCGTCACCAACCACGACCTCATCATCGTGTCGGGGACGAACTCCGACATCGAGCGCTTCGCCGCCCTCGCCCGCTGA
- a CDS encoding 30S ribosomal protein bS22, producing the protein MGSVIKKRRKRMAKKKHRKLLRKTRHQRRNKK; encoded by the coding sequence GTGGGTTCAGTCATCAAGAAGCGCCGCAAGCGCATGGCGAAGAAGAAGCACCGCAAGTTGCTTCGCAAGACTCGCCACCAGCGCCGCAACAAGAAGTAA
- a CDS encoding TrkH family potassium uptake protein encodes MTRHEVGGRSRLDILAGLRWLRDELRDLTTASPARFAVLIFAVLILVFTALFSLPAAAADGKRTALADAVFTAVSTICVTGLSTVDMATHWSPLGHVITYIGVNVGALGVLTLASILGLVISKRLGLRAKLIAAGDTNPLRAHGGPVNEGQTVRLGEVGQLLRTVALSTLIIEVVLSILLYPALITAGIDPLTALWEAPYYAAMSFTNTGFVPNPEGLTPFADDYFLLTVLMAGVFLGSIGFPVIFTLWRHTWHVRRWSLHSKLTLITTVALFFAGAVVFVTLEYLNPKTFGAMDAWDTAFQSLFLSAMTRSGGFSLIDIGELNGSSLVAGSMLMFVGGGSASTAGGIKVTTLAVLALAVWSEAKGRQQVEAFGRRIPSDVQRVALSVVAWGATIVALSTITIAQITKAPVEMVLFDVISGFATVGLSTGLTAELPDSASYVLAATMFMGRIGTVTLAAAVAATARSQLYSMPVERPIVG; translated from the coding sequence ATGACGCGGCACGAGGTCGGCGGCCGTTCGCGGCTCGACATCCTCGCGGGCCTCCGGTGGCTGCGCGATGAGCTTCGCGACCTCACCACCGCCTCGCCGGCACGCTTCGCGGTGCTGATCTTCGCGGTGCTCATCCTCGTCTTCACTGCGCTGTTCTCGCTGCCCGCTGCGGCGGCCGACGGCAAGCGCACCGCCCTCGCCGATGCGGTGTTCACCGCGGTGTCCACGATCTGCGTGACCGGCCTGTCGACGGTGGACATGGCGACGCACTGGTCCCCCCTCGGCCACGTGATCACCTACATCGGGGTGAACGTCGGCGCCCTCGGCGTGCTGACGCTGGCATCCATCCTGGGGCTCGTGATCTCGAAGCGGCTAGGGCTTCGCGCCAAGCTCATCGCCGCCGGCGACACGAACCCGCTGCGCGCGCACGGCGGTCCGGTCAACGAAGGTCAGACGGTGCGGCTGGGCGAGGTGGGTCAGCTGCTGCGCACCGTGGCCCTGTCCACCCTGATCATCGAAGTCGTCCTCAGCATCCTCCTCTACCCGGCACTGATCACGGCGGGCATCGACCCGCTCACCGCCCTGTGGGAGGCGCCCTATTACGCGGCGATGTCCTTCACCAACACCGGTTTCGTCCCCAACCCCGAGGGCCTGACACCGTTCGCCGACGACTACTTCCTGCTCACCGTGCTCATGGCCGGCGTCTTCCTCGGGTCCATCGGCTTCCCGGTGATCTTCACCCTGTGGCGGCACACCTGGCACGTGCGCCGGTGGTCGCTGCACAGCAAGCTCACGCTCATCACCACCGTCGCGCTCTTCTTCGCCGGTGCGGTCGTGTTCGTGACGCTGGAGTACCTCAACCCGAAGACGTTCGGGGCGATGGATGCCTGGGACACCGCCTTCCAGTCGCTCTTCCTCTCGGCCATGACCCGCTCCGGCGGATTCTCGCTGATCGACATCGGGGAGCTGAACGGCTCGTCGCTCGTCGCCGGATCGATGCTGATGTTCGTCGGCGGCGGGTCGGCCTCGACCGCGGGAGGGATCAAGGTCACCACGCTGGCGGTGCTCGCCCTGGCCGTCTGGTCCGAGGCGAAGGGGCGACAGCAGGTCGAGGCGTTCGGACGCCGCATCCCCAGCGACGTGCAGCGGGTGGCGCTGTCGGTCGTGGCGTGGGGCGCGACGATCGTGGCGCTGTCGACCATCACCATCGCGCAGATCACGAAGGCACCCGTCGAGATGGTGCTCTTCGACGTCATCTCGGGGTTCGCCACCGTGGGTCTGTCGACCGGGCTCACCGCGGAGCTTCCCGACTCCGCGTCCTACGTTCTGGCGGCCACGATGTTCATGGGCCGCATTGGTACAGTGACTCTCGCCGCGGCGGTCGCCGCGACGGCGCGTTCGCAGCTGTACTCGATGCCGGTGGAAAGGCCGATCGTTGGTTGA
- the upp gene encoding uracil phosphoribosyltransferase has translation MRVHVANHPLITHKLTVLRDERTPSPMFRQLVEELVTLLAYEATRQVRVDPVSIRTPVTETTGVKLSEPRPLVVPILRAGLGMLEGMVKLMPTAEVGFLGMLRDEVTLQPATYAERLPDDLSDRQCFVLDPMLATGGSLGAAIDFLFARGAQDVTAICILGAPEGVAAIERQVGERDVTLVLGALDERLDEKGYIVPGLGDAGDRLYGTV, from the coding sequence ATGCGTGTGCACGTGGCCAACCACCCCCTCATCACTCACAAGCTCACGGTGCTGCGCGATGAGCGCACACCGTCGCCGATGTTCCGGCAGCTGGTGGAGGAACTCGTCACCCTGCTGGCCTATGAGGCGACGCGCCAGGTGCGCGTGGATCCCGTCTCGATCCGCACCCCCGTCACCGAGACGACGGGCGTCAAGCTCAGCGAGCCGCGCCCGCTCGTCGTGCCGATCCTGCGCGCCGGGCTGGGAATGCTCGAGGGCATGGTCAAGCTCATGCCGACCGCCGAGGTGGGCTTCCTCGGCATGCTGCGCGACGAGGTGACCCTGCAGCCGGCGACGTACGCGGAGCGTCTCCCCGACGACCTCAGCGACCGGCAGTGCTTCGTGCTGGACCCGATGCTCGCCACCGGCGGCTCGCTGGGCGCGGCGATCGACTTCCTCTTCGCCCGCGGCGCGCAGGATGTGACCGCCATCTGCATCCTCGGCGCCCCCGAGGGTGTCGCCGCCATCGAGCGGCAGGTCGGCGAGCGCGACGTGACGCTGGTGCTGGGTGCTCTCGATGAGCGGCTCGACGAGAAGGGGTACATCGTGCCGGGACTCGGGGACGCCGGCGACCGCCTCTACGGCACCGTCTGA
- the proC gene encoding pyrroline-5-carboxylate reductase: MTTALPPIAILGAGSMGGAVLHGLVRSGLAPHVTATNRTAAKATALEGLPGVTSVALEHAPHGNVDAAASADIVLVGVKPAMVPDLLREIAPHLRPGTLVVSLAAGVTLATFASILGEGMPVLRSMPNTPALVGKAVTGLAAGTSAGPAEVAVVRRLFETVGVVIEVPEDQIDALSTISGSGPAYVFLLIEELTRAARGKGFDEASARLMVEQTFVGATALLEASGEDPAELRRQVTSPKGTTERAVTVLQGAGLAELFAEATDAALVRARELAAGS, translated from the coding sequence ATGACCACTGCGCTGCCCCCGATCGCGATCCTCGGTGCCGGTTCGATGGGAGGTGCCGTGCTGCACGGCCTCGTGCGTTCGGGCCTTGCCCCCCACGTCACGGCGACCAACCGCACGGCGGCCAAGGCGACGGCCCTCGAGGGCCTTCCCGGTGTCACGAGCGTCGCGCTCGAGCACGCCCCGCATGGCAACGTGGACGCTGCGGCATCCGCCGACATCGTGCTCGTCGGTGTGAAGCCCGCCATGGTCCCCGACCTGCTGCGCGAGATCGCCCCCCACCTGCGTCCTGGCACCCTCGTGGTGAGCCTCGCCGCCGGGGTGACCCTCGCGACCTTCGCGTCGATCCTGGGGGAGGGGATGCCGGTGCTGCGCTCCATGCCCAACACGCCTGCTCTCGTCGGCAAGGCCGTCACCGGGCTGGCTGCGGGCACGAGCGCCGGCCCCGCCGAGGTCGCGGTGGTGCGCCGGCTCTTCGAAACCGTCGGCGTCGTCATCGAGGTGCCCGAGGATCAGATCGACGCGCTCTCGACGATCTCGGGCTCGGGGCCCGCGTACGTCTTCCTGCTCATCGAAGAGCTCACCCGCGCGGCGCGGGGCAAGGGGTTCGACGAGGCCTCCGCGCGCCTTATGGTCGAGCAGACGTTCGTCGGCGCCACCGCGCTGCTCGAGGCGTCGGGCGAGGACCCGGCGGAGTTGCGGCGCCAGGTCACCAGCCCGAAGGGCACGACCGAGCGCGCCGTCACCGTGCTGCAGGGCGCCGGGCTTGCGGAGCTCTTCGCGGAGGCGACCGATGCCGCGCTCGTCCGGGCCCGAGAGCTCGCCGCCGGGTCGTGA
- a CDS encoding rhodanese-like domain-containing protein, translating to MKSITVQQLRDRQETPLIDVREEDEFAAGHVPGAVNLPMSQIGGLLDRLPDEPFDVICQSGGRSAQVVSALTQRGYDATNVEGGTGEWIAAGLPVER from the coding sequence ATGAAGTCGATCACCGTCCAGCAGCTGCGCGACCGTCAGGAGACGCCGCTGATCGATGTGCGCGAAGAGGACGAGTTCGCCGCGGGCCATGTGCCCGGCGCGGTGAACCTGCCGATGTCTCAGATCGGCGGCCTGCTCGACCGTCTGCCGGATGAACCCTTCGACGTCATCTGCCAGTCAGGGGGCCGCTCGGCCCAGGTGGTGTCGGCGCTCACCCAGCGCGGATACGACGCCACCAACGTCGAGGGCGGCACCGGCGAGTGGATCGCGGCGGGCCTTCCCGTCGAGCGCTGA
- a CDS encoding fluoride efflux transporter FluC produces MTFGVFLLAVVGGGLGAAIRFVTDGLIMRRVTSGYPWGTFVINSVGSLLLGFLTGLSDSSVLDAAWLTILGGGVMGGFTTFSTAMVDTVHMLQKRTYGRFFANSLGMLVLTVLLAVVGLAIGRAL; encoded by the coding sequence ATGACCTTCGGCGTCTTCCTCCTGGCTGTCGTCGGCGGCGGCCTGGGAGCTGCGATCCGCTTCGTCACCGACGGCCTCATCATGCGCCGTGTGACCTCGGGCTACCCGTGGGGCACGTTCGTCATCAACTCCGTCGGCTCCCTCCTGCTGGGATTTCTCACCGGACTGTCGGATTCCTCGGTGCTGGATGCCGCGTGGCTCACGATCCTCGGCGGCGGCGTGATGGGCGGGTTCACCACGTTCAGCACCGCGATGGTCGACACCGTGCACATGCTGCAGAAGCGCACCTACGGCCGTTTCTTCGCCAACTCGCTCGGCATGCTGGTCCTCACGGTGCTGCTGGCCGTCGTCGGACTGGCGATCGGCCGAGCCCTGTGA